Sequence from the Candidatus Cloacimonadaceae bacterium genome:
CTGACTGTAAACACTTTCCTCGCCTATACGATTGTAATTGTATACCCACTTGTTGATCGTATATACTGAGACGCCAATCATATCTGCAAGTTCTTTAGCTGATAACGCTTTGGATTTGGCCAAATACAAGGCCTGCCAACGGTTATGCTCTTGGATGTCCTTACTGGTAAGCATTCTATGCCTTAGCTCTTCAGCAGGCAATGTGTCGTTAACATGGATACGGTTCATCTGTACCTCCAGCTATTGTTGTTCTGGAGATACTATAATCATAATTTGGATTTATGCAAGCGAATTAGTATAAGTCATTGAAGGATAAGCTGATATAAAACAGGGGGGAAAGACCGCGGTTTAGCGGAGATTCACCACTTTATACACGAACTATGACTGCCGGTCGAGACGCGGATGAGATAGATACCGGGTGCGGAACGCTTTCAGCGAGCGTCTTTCCCGTCCCAGGTGAAGAGGTTTTTCCCTGCGGGCAGGTTTGGCGTAACGATGCTTCGCACCCGCTGACCTTTCAGATTATAGACGGAAATCTCGGCAGACCCGCTCTTGGTGAGCAGCAAAGCGATGCTGACGGATTCCCGGAAGGGGTTGGGATAGAGGAGAAGCTATTCCAGGTTAGTGATTTTCAAGGCGGTCAGAT
This genomic interval carries:
- a CDS encoding helix-turn-helix domain-containing protein, which translates into the protein MNRIHVNDTLPAEELRHRMLTSKDIQEHNRWQALYLAKSKALSAKELADMIGVSVYTINKWVYNYNRIGEESVYSQ